CACTCTGCCAAAGCATGGAACCATAGTAGAAGATCACGTTAATACCCACGAGCTGCTGGAGGATGGCAAGACCGAGACCTGCCCAGACAATCGGAGCGATGCGCTTTTTACCAGCGACCGTTTCGAGAAGGTCTGAAAGCATAGCCGGCTTGTGAGTCTTGAAGGAGTCTTCAATTTCCTGAGCCTTTTCAGCAATGCCCACAGATGCAATCATGGAAAGGACTTTCTTTGCTTCTTCCATACGGCCCTTGCTCACGAGGAAACGCGGGGATTCCGGGAGCTGCCAGGCGGCGACACCGTAGAGGAATGCCGGGATAGCTTCGACCCAGAACATCACCTTCCAGGATTCAATGCCCATAATCAGGTTGCTTGCGGAACCCGAAATGCGGACGATGATGTAGTTCGAAAGCAGCGCCACGAAGATACCGATAACGATGGCGAACTGCTGCATGGAACCTAGTCGCCCACGCAAATGCGCCGGTGAAGTTTCGGCAATGTAAATCGGGGCGATGATGGATGCCACACCGATACCGACACCACCGATGACACGCCAGGCGATGAAATCGTAGATGGTGAACGGGAGACCGGAACCGATTGCACTGATAAAGAAAAGGACGGACGCTGCGAGCATGCAACGTACACGTCCAAATTTATCTGCCAGACGGCCGGCGAAATATGCACCGATGGCAGCGCCAATCAATGCGAGAGAAACCGCAAGACCAAGCTGCATGTCGTTACAATTGAAGTAACCTTTAAGTGCAACGTTGGCGCCGTTAATCACGGACGAGTCAAAACCGAATAGGAACCCTCCGATGGCGGCGGAAAGGGTTATCATGATGACATGTCCAACTTTGTAATTGTCTTCTACTGCCATTTTCGTACCTCTGTTTTTTGATTTTTTCAAATGGATTAGCCGCTAATATAGCTATCAAGAAATTGTAAATTCAAGGTTTACAATTGATCTCGATAGTCCAAAAAGGACTAACGGTTTTCTTACATAAGTCGAAAGTTGTAGCTTCACTGCTCCCGTCCTATTTGTAAATAGATATATATAATTTTCTTACAATGCGCAAAATTTTTGCAAAAAATGTGGATTTATTTTGGAGTAATGGGGGTGAGGTGTGGGGCTGTTTTTGACCGCTTTGGGACGGTGGCGCATTGCCGTATTTTTTGCTATTTTCTAAATTTGCTCTCGAAAATTTAATGTGGGGTGTTTGCCCCTGAGGTTCAATCATGTTTCGTGAAGTAAAGAAAGAAGAGACCTTCCCGCAGATCGAAGAGCGCGTGCTCGGATTGTGGGACAAGGACGAAAGTTTCAAGAAGTCGCTTGACAGCCGTCCGGAAACCGAACCGTACACATTCTATGATGGCCCTCCGTTTGCAACGGGCCTTCCGCACTACGGTCACTTGCTTGCCGGTACCATCAAGGATATCGTTCCGCGTTACTGGACCATGAAGGGCAAGAAGGTTCCGCGTGGTTTCGGTTGGGACTGCCACGGACTTCCGATTGAATCTCTCGTGCAGAACGAACTCGGTCTCGCTGGCGTTGCCGAAATCCAGAAGCTCGGTGTCGACAAGTTCAATGAAACTTGCCGCGGCAAGGTGCTCAAGTACACGAGCGAATGGAAGAAGACCGTTCGCCGCATGGGCCGCTGGGTGGACTTCGACAAGGGCTACAAGACCATGGACAAGAACTTCATGGAATCTGTGTGGTGGGTGTTCAAGCAGTGCTTCGACAAGGGTCTCATCTACCAGGGCTACCGCATCCAGCCGTACAGCCCGGCTCTCGCTACTCCGCTTTCGAACTTCGAAACGAACCAAGGCTATAAGGACCGTCAGGACCCGTCTCTGACGCTCATCTTCCCGCTTAACACGGACGAAGCCAAGTTCAAGGACACGAGCATCCTCGTGTGGACGACTACCCCGTGGACGTTGTACTCCAACTTCTGCATCGTTGTGGGCCCGGACATGGACTACAACCTGGTGGAACAGGACGGAAAGAAGTACTGGATTGCCGCAAGCCGTACCGCCGCCTACTTCAAGAACCCGAACATCGTGGATACCTGCAAGGGGTCCGAACTCGTGGGCAAGGACTACGAACCGCTTTCCCGCATTTCCGATGCATTCGTGACGCCGGACCAGCTGTCCCGCCACTACAAGATTTACCCCGCCGACTACGTGAGTACCGAAGACGGTACCGGCGCCGTTCATACCGCTCCTTCCTTCGGTGAAGAAGACTTCCAGAAGGGTGCTGAACTCGACCTCGGCCTTTTTGACCCGCTCGATACCGAAGGCAAGTTCACGGACAAGGTCCCGATGTGGAAGGGCCTCGGTGCGAAGGAAGCCGACAAGGAAATTATCCGCTTCTTCAAGGAACAGGGCCGCGTGTTCAAGCAGGACGTGATTGTCCATAGCTACCCGCACTGCTGGCGTACCGGCGTTCCTCTGATTTACCGCGCCCTCAAGACGTGGTTCCTGAAGATTGACGCCCCTGTCACGAGCAAGGACGGCGTGACCAAGACTCTGAAGGAATGGATGGTCGAAAACAACCAGACCGTGAACTGGGTGCCGGACCACATCAAGAATGGACGCTTTGGCAAGTGGCTCGAAGGCGCCCGCGACTGGAACCTTTCCCGTAACCGCTTCTGGGGTACGCCGATTCCGGTGTGGCTCAGCGACGATGGCGACATGATTGCCGTGGGCTCTATCGAAGAATTGCAACAGCTCACCGGCGTGAAGCTCGACGACTTGCACAAGCACTTTGTGGACAAGCTCACGATTGAAAAGGACGGCAAGGTTTACCGCCGCACGCCGGAAGTTTTCGACTGCTGGTTTGAATCCGGTTCTATGCCGTATGCAAGCCGCCATTACCCGTTTGAAAATAAGGAACTCGTGGAACGCAGCTTCCCGGCAGACTTCATTGCCGAAGGCCTTGACCAGACCCGCGGTTGGTTCTACACGCTGACGGTGCTTTCGAACGCTTTGTTCCAGAAGCCGGCATTCAAGAACGTGATTGTGAACGGTATTATCTTGGCCGAAGACGGTTCCAAGATGAGTAAGTCCAAGCGCAACTACCCGGACCCCAACGACCTTATCGAACGCACGGGTGCCGACGCTATTCGCTTGTTCATGATCAACTCCGCTGCATTGAAGGCCGAAGACCTCCGCTTCAGTGAAGAAGGCGTGAAGGGCATCGTGAAGCAGGTGATGTTGCCGCTCTGGAACGCTGTTGCATTCTTTGTCTCGAACCACAATGCTGACGCCGCCAAGGGCCAGCTCACGTGGAAGCCGGGTCAGGAAGTGAAGAGCGACAATGAACTTGACCGCTGGATGCTTGCTACGCTGCAGGATCTCGCTGCCAAGGTCGAAGTGGAAATGAAGGCTTATCGCCTGTACAACGTGGTGCCCGCCGTGATTGCCGCAGTCGATGACCTTACGAACTGGTACGTGCGCCGTAGCCGTCGTCGTTTCTGGAAGTCCGAAAACGATGGCGACAAGAACGCCGCCTACGCAACCATGTACAAGGTGCTCGTAGACTTCTCCAAGATTCTCGCTCCGTTCCTCCCGCTCCTCGCCGAAGAAATCTACCAGATTCTCGTTCGCGAAGTCGATGCCAACGCTCCGGTGAGCGTGCACCTCTGCGAATTCCCCAGCGCCGACAAGTCCCTCATGGACGAAAAGCTCGTGGAACGCATCGCCATGGTGCGTGGCATGGTCGAAATGGGCCGTGTGATTCGTGCAACGAACAACGTAAAGAACCGTATGCCGATTGCTAGCATGACGGTGGTTGCTCACGGCACCGAAGAAAAGAATGTTGCTGAAACGATGAAGGACTTGATCCTCGAAGAACTCAACGTTCGCGAAATGAAGTTCCTCGAAGATGAGACGAAGCTCGTGAAACTCTCCGCTAAGCCGAACTTCCTTGCTATCAAGGCGAAGGGTCCGGATTACGCGAAGAACATGAAGGTGATTTCCGCTAAGCTGAATTCGTTGAGCGTCGATGAAATCAAGGCTCTGCAGAATGGTGAAACCATCAAGTTCGACTTTGGTGAAGTCGGTGCCGACTGCCTGATGCTCAACCGCATCGTGGCCGACGGTATGGCTGTGGAAGCCAACCAGCACTTCACCGTGGCTCTGGACTTGAAGATTACGGACGAACTCCGCCGCGCCTGCGTGGCCCGCGAACTCGTGAACCGCATCCAGAACCGCCGTAAGGACCAGAACTACGCCATCACCGACAAGATCGAAGTGACGCTGTTCTCTGCAAGTGACGTCTTCAAGCAGGCTGTTGCGGAGAACGAGGCTTACATCGCCGGAGAGACGCAAGCTGTGAAGATTGCTTGGGCTGCCGCTGCCGATGGCCTCGAAGCCAACGATGCCGACGGGGAAGCATTTAGCTTCACGACGGTCCGCGCTTAATAAGGCGAAAGTCACGCAATTTAAAAGAGACGTTCCAAACGGGGCGCCTCTTTTTTTGTTCCTTTGTCTAGCAAAAATGAATTAACCTTCCTCGAACTCCTTAAGCTTGAGCTCTTGGATCATTGTTTCTAGGTTGCCGTATTGCCCATCGCCGTGAAATTCGGCTCCGGGTTTCGGGTCTATTGTTTTGCCTTCGGCAATCTTCTTCTCGTATTCTACTTCGGCAAGTGCCCATTTGCTGATGAAATCTTTCGCGACAGTTTCGACATCTTCGGAAAGTCTGGTCTGTAGAAACCAGAAATACTTGCCGAAATTGCGGTTCGCAACGCGCGTTTCTTTTTTGCATTCGGGACAATACGATGTTGCTTGCGAGCCTCCTGAAAGCGGTGAACCTGTAAAGCTGCGGATAAGGGCGGTCCCGCCGCATGAACAGTCCACGCGGAACTGGTCGGTTTCCCAAATGCGGAGGAGCGTTGCTAACCTGAGGTTGACGGTAACGATGCTGCCTGCGATGCAGAATCGCCTTGAAGTCTGTAGTGGGCCCACGTAAAGACCGCCACCCTTGATGGCGTAGTGCACGTCGATATTTGCATACCGAGGTGATGCAAGAATTTCGTCCTTATGCCGCAAAATAAGGTCCAAATTGTCATAGAACAGCTTGCGCTTGCGTTCGAAGCTTTTTTTCTGGATTTCGCGAATCTCGTCTTGTTCCTTTTTCTCCTGTTCCATTTCATCACTGATCAGCTTTAGGCCGTTCGATTGGCGTTTGAAGAAATCCAGGGCTGATTCGCGTCTGTTTTCCGATTCTTTTAAGAAGTTGGGGAATGGTTTTGTGTCGTCTATTCTGATGGTCGTCATGGGAAGCCTCCTGCTAATGTAATCCTATTTTTTTTTAGATTTATGCATGTATGTGTATTTATGCATAAATCTAAAACTTAATATACAAATATCGAGTGTCATAAAATGTCGTTTCAGAAAATTTTTATCTTGTGGTTCGAGGAGAATTTATGTCTATCATCAACGAAATTCAAAAAGCACTTTTCGCAAAACAGGATTTGAAGTTCAAGGCTTTCCATAGCAAGCTGATCCCGACGACGGATGCAAAGACGATTATCGGCGTGCGCACTCCCGACTTGCGCGCCATTGCGAAGGAATATGCTAACCACTCCGATGTGGAAAAATTCTTGACCACGCTCCCGCACAAGTATTACGACGAAAATCAAATCCATGCGTTTATTTTGTCTCTAATCAAGGATTATGATGATTGCGTGTCGCACATCGATGCGTTCTTGCCGTATGTGGATAACTGGGCAACTTGCGACCAGATGCGCCCGAAAGTTTTTGCAAAGGCCGCGAACCGCAAGCGACTTTTGAAAGATGTTGAACGTTGGATGAGTGCTCCCGTGACGGACGTTTACACTGTCCGCTTTGGTATCGAAACTTTGATGTCGTTCTTTTTAGACGATGACTTTGACCCGAAATTTTTGAAATGGGTTTCGAAAATCCGCAGTGGGGAATATTATCTCAACATGATGGTCGCGTGGTTCTTTGCGACTGCGCTTGCCAAGCAGTACGAGGCGACACTCCCGTTCATTGAAAAACATGTGCTCGATACATGGACGCATAACAAGACTATCCAGAAGGCGATTGAAAGCTATCGCATCACGGATGAGCAAAAAGCGTATCTGAAAACCTTAAAATTATAGTATCTTTAAAATATGATTGATTATACCGTACAGACCGTAAAAACTGACAATTTTGAAATGGACTACCTCAAGTTTGGCACAGGCGCGCGTACGCTCGTGTTGTTACCGGGGATGAGTCTCAAGAGTACGATGGGCCTTGCCTCGATGGTGGTGGATTCGTACAAGATATTCGCAGACGATTTTACGGTCTACATGTTCGATCGCAAAAAGAATTTCGGTGAATCGTATCCGATGGAACAGATGGCGGCTGATACTGCCGAAGCGATGGATGCTCTTGGCATTGAATGCGCCTGCTTCATTGGAATTTCTCAGGGTGGCATGATTTCGCAAATCATTGCTGAACAATACCCGCAGAAGGTTGAACGCTTGGCGCTTGGTTGTAGTGCTGCTCGCTTGAACGATATGTCTCGCGCGGTGATGACGGAATGGAAACGCCTCGCCGAAGCTCGCGATATCGAAGCCCTTTGCTCGAATTTTATAGATAAAGTTTTTTCTGCTGAAACAATCCGCAAGTACAAAAAGAGCCTGATGCGCATGAATACGAATGCGACCGAACAGGATATGGCTCGCTTCTGCGTACTTGCCTGCGCTTGCCTCGAATACGATGCTTTTGCAGGACTTGAAAAGCTCAAATGTCCGACGCTCGTTTTGGGTGCCGAACTCGACCAGGTCTTGGGCGTCATCGCTTCTCGCGAAATTGCCGAAGTGCTCCAGAAAAATGGTGTGCCGACGGAACTCTACGTTTACGAGAACTACGGCCACGCAGCTTATGACGAAGCTCCGGATTACCGTGCAAGGATTTTGGAATTCTTGAAGGGGTAGGCTATAACGCCCTTTTCCCGTTTTTGCGCACTTGAACCCTTGACTCGTTTTTTCTAAATTTACCCCCGTCCAGACAATATCGCCTGGGCGTAAACAATCACCGGCTTGCAAGAGTCGCTTCGGTGGCGCGGTACAATTAATATTGACTTCGCTTTGTGGCTTAATTGCAGTCCGGGTAGTAACAACCGAAAAGGAAAATATACTATGGCTAATTTGCCTTCCGTCGAAGATCTGCTTGCTGCAGGCTCCCACTTTGGTCACCAGACTCAGCGCTGGAATCCGAAAATGAAACCGTACATCTTGGCAGAAAAGAACGGCATCTACGTTCTCAACCTCTCCAAGACTCGTGACCTCCTCGAAGAAGCTGCTAAGGCTGCTGCCAAGATTTCTGAATCTGGCAAGACCGTGCTCTTCGTTGGCACGAAGCCGACTGCACGTCAGTGCGTGCTCGACGCTGCTGCTACCTGCAACCAGTTCTCCGTCACCAACCGTTGGTTGGGCGGTATGCTCACGAACTTCCAGACTGTCCGCAAGTCCATCAAGAAGATTGACAAGATCGACACCATGGAACAGGACGGCACCTTCCAGGCTCTCTCCAAGAAGGAAGTCCTCGACAAGACTCGTGAACGCGCCAAGCTCCTCGACGTGTTCGGTGGTATCCGTGAAATGGTGAACCTCCCGGGCCTTCTCGTCGTGACTGACCTCGCTCACGAAAAGATCGCTGTTGCAGAAGCTCGCCGTCTCCACATTCCTATCATCGGCATCTGCGACACGAACGTCGATCCGACCCTCGTGGACTACCCGATTCCGGCAAACGACGACGCTGTGAAGTCCCTCAAGCTCATTGTGGACTACATCGCTGCTAACGTCAAGCCGCGCGTCGCTGCTGACAAGAAGGAATCCAAGGAAGAAGTGAAGAAGTTCGACAACGGCGAGGACAAGTAATATGCAGATTACCGCTTCCCTCGTTAACGAACTCCGCCAGAAGACTGGCGTCGGCATGATGCAGTGCAAGAAGGCACTCGTCGAAACTGACGGTGACATGGACAAGGCCGTTGAACTCCTCCGCAAGCACGGTGCTGCTGTCGCTGCAAAGCGCGCAGACAAGGCTGCTAAGGAAGGCCGCGTTTACCTTATCGAAACTGCTGACAAGGCTGCCGCTTTCGAACTCACCTGCGAAACTGAACCGGTTTCCAACAACGACGACTTCGTTGCCCTCGCTGCTATGGCCACCAAGGCTGTTGAAACGCAGGATATCGCTTCCGTCGAAGATCTCAAGAACGCTGTCGTCGATGGCGTCAAGATCAATGACCGCCTCCAGGACGTCCTCGTGAAGATTCAGGAAAACATTGACTTCCGCAAGTTCGCAGAAATCAAGAAGGTCCCGAACTCCGTGTTTGGCGTTTACAGCCACATGAAGGGCAAGATCGGTGTTATCACTGAACTCGCTTTCGAAGGCTCTGCTGACGAAGCTGCTCTCAAGCAGGCTGCTAAGGACATCGCTATGCAGGCCGCTGCATTCGCTCCGGTTGCATTGAACGATGCTGCAGTTCCGGCTGAAACGATCGAAAAGGAAAAGGAAATTGCCAAGGCTCAGATCGAAGCTTCTGGCAAGCAGACCAAGCCTGAATTCATGCAGCGCCAGATTGATGGCCGCGTGGCTAAGGTCCTTAAGGAAATCGTTCTCGAAGACCAGGAATTCTTCATGTCTGAAAAGAACCCGAAGAAGCTCTCTGTCAAGGACTACCTCCAGGAAGTCGTTGCAAAGCAGCTCGGCCTTACCAGCTTGAAGGTCGTGAACTTCATCCGCTTCGAACGCGGTAACTAAGTTCGCCTGCTGTCATCCTGGAGCCTCGATAGAGGCGATAGGATCCAGATCGAAAATTAAATTGGTCGTCCCTCGCGGGGCGGCCAGTTTTTTTATTGAACTTCAGCGTCATCCTGAGCGTAGCGAAGGATCCAGTGAAGTTTTAAATAAACTATATTTTGTGAAACAGGAGAAGTTTATGCTGAAAAAGTTCTTGTCTTTCGCGTTAACGGGTTATGTCGCTCTCGCACTTTTTGCTTGTGATGATGATTCTAATTCGTTCCAAGCACCGGAACAAGACCCGCCGCAAGTCGGCACGGAAAGTTCTTCTTCTGAAGCCTCTGAAATATGTTCCTCTTCGCTCGAAACGTCAGTGGAGAGTTCCTCTTCACAAAATTCGGCTGCAAGTTCTTCATCGCAAGATGTGGCAGAAAGCTCTTCGTCCGAAGAATCTGTATTGCAAAGCTCTGTATCCGAAACGCTTCCCTTTGACACGACGGGAATCAGACCTCAGCTTATAAAATATACGATCGACCCGGATACATTCTCGAATGAAACCAGAGAAAAAGCAGGTCAGTTCCTTGGACATTTCATCACGACCGATGAAATAGTTAATCCGTACTGCATGGTCATGCATGTTTATGAAAACGGCAAAATCGTTACAGATTATATGGGCGTTCGTGATGTTTCGAATTGCGTACTTGTCGTTCGAGAGGATTCGCTTATGTTCTCGAATATCCGGAATTGCAGAAATGTCCCAATTTGGGGATCGTGCCAAAATGCGGAAGCATACTCGCGAAAAATTAAGGTCGGAGATGATGAATACTACTTTGGCGTATCTGAAAAGCAGTTGCAGCTAACGCAGTTGACGGATTCGACGATGACTATTTGGATTGCCACAAATCCGTCTTATGAACCCAAGGAAACTACGCCAAGTACATGGAAAAAAAGCGTCTTCGAAAAAGATACCATGGTGACATCTGTTGCGAATAAAGTTGATTCAAGTTATGTCGATACAATTTCCATTAAAAAGTACGGCTTGACTATTACGGATTGGGGCAGTACATGGATTTTTGAAAATGAAACTTGCACGACCGAAGATTTTGTACGTGACGCTGCGAGAACTCCGGAGGAACAGTGCAAGGACTGGGAAAATTACCGCAATAGTTTTGTCGATTGCACCGCCCGCAACATGAAAACTCCCAAAGGCGTTTATCCTAGATTGTGCCGTCCAAGTAAAATAGACCATTACACCGTCTGGTGCATACTCGATAGCGAAATGCCAACCGCGGATGAATAGGAAAGTCTCGGCGTCATGGGGCTTTAGCCCCATCCATTAAAGTTTTAAATAAATTATATTTTGTGAAACGGGAGAATTTTATGCTGAAAAAGTTTTTGTCTTTGTCCGTAACGGGGCTTGTCTCTTTAGCTCTTTTTGCTTGTGATGATGATTCTAATTCGGTTCAGGCTCCGGAACAAAACCTGCCGCAAGTCAGCACGGAAAGTTCATCTTCTGAAGCCTCTGTAATAAGTTCCTCTTCGCAAAATGTGACTGAAAGTTCCTCGTCCGAGGAATTGCCTCTTCAAGATACGACTGCCAAAAAAACGCATTTCGATAAGCTGCCTTTCGATACCACGGGCGTTGAACCCGATATTTATCACTATGGACCTCTTCTAGAAGATGAGGATTCGACCTATTTTAAAGAAATCTTTGGCGAAAAAGTAAAGGACGCTTTCTGGGTCCAGCCTGAAGATGATGGCTATTGCTACACCATCGATGAACCGGAAGGAGAATTGGGCGGTGGTTATATAACTAATGCACCGTATCAATATATAATTATCGAACAAAATGATTCACTTCTGTTTACTGAATATCAGTACTGTTCTACCTATGAATGGGGGGACTGCCATAGAGATGAGTATGCCTACTCACAAAAAATTACGGTTGGCGCAGACACCTTCTATTATGGAGTGTATGAATCCCTATTGATTCTGAATAAACTGACCGATTCTACAATTACTCAGTGGACAGTGAAAAATCCCAGCTATGTTCCGCCTGCTCAAGATACGACTATTCATGGCTGGAAAAAGAGCTGGTTCGAGGACGATTCAATGGTGACCTTTGTCGGCGCAAATCCGAACTCCGACTATGTGGATACCATTTTCATTGAAAAATACAATCTGAAAATCACTGATTTCGAAAAGACATGGATCTTTGAAAATGAAACCTGTACCAAATTGGGTTATAAAGCTGCCCCTGGGATAACCCCGGCAGAATCTTGTAGAGCCTTTATTGAGCACTATAACGAAGGCGCTAAATGTATCCAACGCAATATGGGCTTGTCGAAATATATGTTCGCAAGGTTATGCCGTCCTGAACCTCATAGGTATAGACAGAGCGATGTTTGGTGCATTCTCGACAGCGAAAAGCCGACAGAATTAAGCGAAGATTGATTTATTCTGAAATCGGGATTTCTTGCACGTGGTCGCGCTGTTCCAGATTGACCTTGTAGCCGCTTTCGATGGTTGTCCCGAGCCGCAACTGGATTAACTTCATCGCGTGTTCGCGGGCTCTGCGCTTGAGTTCGGCGCTGTTCTCCTGTTCGTATTTCTTTTGTTCAGAAATAAAGAACTGCTTGAAGTCTTCGAAGCGGATATTGTTGAACCAGCCTTGCTTTTCCCAAAGAATCTGGATGCTCTCGAAATCGATGCTGTGGCTTAGAATTCTGGGCTCCGGCAGATAAATAAAAATGCTTTGCGTGTTCGGCTCGACAAGAATCTTGATGTCCTTCAAATTGTAACCCAGCTTGACATCGCCCTGATAAACAAGCGAAAATTCCTTGATGGATTTGTTGATTCTCCAGTCGGGCATGTATTCGAGGAGTTTTTTCGCGTCTTGGTAGTTTGCGTTTTTGCGGTAGTGGTGGTGGAGGGTCGCAAGCTCCGAAATCTCGCTAATTTGCTGCTCCACAAACTCGCTTGTGATGCTCGTCCGTTTTGTGTCGGAGTACAGCTTTTTCATGACAAGCGCAGTCGTTACACTTGTAACGCAAATGATGAGCAAAATTGCAATTATTTTCAGAGCGGGTTTCATGCTATAAATTTATGCAAAAAAGATGCGAAAGATAAAGCTCATCGGATTTTTCTTGTCATCATTTCTTTCGTCTATAGTGTCTTCTTCATGCTCCAGCTGCCGATTTTTCGGCCGTCGTGCTCAATTTCACATTCGTGGAAGACCTCGTAGCCTCGCTTGCTGTAAAAAGCGAGGTTTTCTTTTGAATTTGTGAATAGCGCCAACTGCTTGCCGCCGCGTTCTCGTACATAATCTTCTATATAAGTTAAAAATTGCGAACCGACGCCCTGCCCCTGTGCAGACGGGTCTACTTCGAGCATGCTGAGATACCAGATGTCCGGCCCTGATTTCTGAAAATCGTGGCAGGGCTTGCTGGCGCCTTCGTCCATGGCCACGAATCCATTGATTTCGCTCCATTTCGTGTTAAGGTATA
This genomic stretch from Fibrobacter sp. UWB16 harbors:
- a CDS encoding sugar porter family MFS transporter, which encodes MAVEDNYKVGHVIMITLSAAIGGFLFGFDSSVINGANVALKGYFNCNDMQLGLAVSLALIGAAIGAYFAGRLADKFGRVRCMLAASVLFFISAIGSGLPFTIYDFIAWRVIGGVGIGVASIIAPIYIAETSPAHLRGRLGSMQQFAIVIGIFVALLSNYIIVRISGSASNLIMGIESWKVMFWVEAIPAFLYGVAAWQLPESPRFLVSKGRMEEAKKVLSMIASVGIAEKAQEIEDSFKTHKPAMLSDLLETVAGKKRIAPIVWAGLGLAILQQLVGINVIFYYGSMLWQSVGFGESDAFLTSVISSAINLTMTIAAILLIDKIGRKPLLLIGSAGMTLTLGILACCFIFGSDASGNLVGNSGIFALLAANFYVAFFAATWGPVMWVMLGEMFNNRIRAVAIAICGLAQWGANFLVSWSFPVLVGKDGIGIGPTYLIYTTFAAISFVFVAKLVNETKGKKLEAM
- the ileS gene encoding isoleucine--tRNA ligase, producing MFREVKKEETFPQIEERVLGLWDKDESFKKSLDSRPETEPYTFYDGPPFATGLPHYGHLLAGTIKDIVPRYWTMKGKKVPRGFGWDCHGLPIESLVQNELGLAGVAEIQKLGVDKFNETCRGKVLKYTSEWKKTVRRMGRWVDFDKGYKTMDKNFMESVWWVFKQCFDKGLIYQGYRIQPYSPALATPLSNFETNQGYKDRQDPSLTLIFPLNTDEAKFKDTSILVWTTTPWTLYSNFCIVVGPDMDYNLVEQDGKKYWIAASRTAAYFKNPNIVDTCKGSELVGKDYEPLSRISDAFVTPDQLSRHYKIYPADYVSTEDGTGAVHTAPSFGEEDFQKGAELDLGLFDPLDTEGKFTDKVPMWKGLGAKEADKEIIRFFKEQGRVFKQDVIVHSYPHCWRTGVPLIYRALKTWFLKIDAPVTSKDGVTKTLKEWMVENNQTVNWVPDHIKNGRFGKWLEGARDWNLSRNRFWGTPIPVWLSDDGDMIAVGSIEELQQLTGVKLDDLHKHFVDKLTIEKDGKVYRRTPEVFDCWFESGSMPYASRHYPFENKELVERSFPADFIAEGLDQTRGWFYTLTVLSNALFQKPAFKNVIVNGIILAEDGSKMSKSKRNYPDPNDLIERTGADAIRLFMINSAALKAEDLRFSEEGVKGIVKQVMLPLWNAVAFFVSNHNADAAKGQLTWKPGQEVKSDNELDRWMLATLQDLAAKVEVEMKAYRLYNVVPAVIAAVDDLTNWYVRRSRRRFWKSENDGDKNAAYATMYKVLVDFSKILAPFLPLLAEEIYQILVREVDANAPVSVHLCEFPSADKSLMDEKLVERIAMVRGMVEMGRVIRATNNVKNRMPIASMTVVAHGTEEKNVAETMKDLILEELNVREMKFLEDETKLVKLSAKPNFLAIKAKGPDYAKNMKVISAKLNSLSVDEIKALQNGETIKFDFGEVGADCLMLNRIVADGMAVEANQHFTVALDLKITDELRRACVARELVNRIQNRRKDQNYAITDKIEVTLFSASDVFKQAVAENEAYIAGETQAVKIAWAAAADGLEANDADGEAFSFTTVRA
- a CDS encoding DNA alkylation repair protein — translated: MSIINEIQKALFAKQDLKFKAFHSKLIPTTDAKTIIGVRTPDLRAIAKEYANHSDVEKFLTTLPHKYYDENQIHAFILSLIKDYDDCVSHIDAFLPYVDNWATCDQMRPKVFAKAANRKRLLKDVERWMSAPVTDVYTVRFGIETLMSFFLDDDFDPKFLKWVSKIRSGEYYLNMMVAWFFATALAKQYEATLPFIEKHVLDTWTHNKTIQKAIESYRITDEQKAYLKTLKL
- a CDS encoding alpha/beta fold hydrolase; protein product: MIDYTVQTVKTDNFEMDYLKFGTGARTLVLLPGMSLKSTMGLASMVVDSYKIFADDFTVYMFDRKKNFGESYPMEQMAADTAEAMDALGIECACFIGISQGGMISQIIAEQYPQKVERLALGCSAARLNDMSRAVMTEWKRLAEARDIEALCSNFIDKVFSAETIRKYKKSLMRMNTNATEQDMARFCVLACACLEYDAFAGLEKLKCPTLVLGAELDQVLGVIASREIAEVLQKNGVPTELYVYENYGHAAYDEAPDYRARILEFLKG
- the rpsB gene encoding 30S ribosomal protein S2, with amino-acid sequence MANLPSVEDLLAAGSHFGHQTQRWNPKMKPYILAEKNGIYVLNLSKTRDLLEEAAKAAAKISESGKTVLFVGTKPTARQCVLDAAATCNQFSVTNRWLGGMLTNFQTVRKSIKKIDKIDTMEQDGTFQALSKKEVLDKTRERAKLLDVFGGIREMVNLPGLLVVTDLAHEKIAVAEARRLHIPIIGICDTNVDPTLVDYPIPANDDAVKSLKLIVDYIAANVKPRVAADKKESKEEVKKFDNGEDK
- the tsf gene encoding translation elongation factor Ts, producing the protein MQITASLVNELRQKTGVGMMQCKKALVETDGDMDKAVELLRKHGAAVAAKRADKAAKEGRVYLIETADKAAAFELTCETEPVSNNDDFVALAAMATKAVETQDIASVEDLKNAVVDGVKINDRLQDVLVKIQENIDFRKFAEIKKVPNSVFGVYSHMKGKIGVITELAFEGSADEAALKQAAKDIAMQAAAFAPVALNDAAVPAETIEKEKEIAKAQIEASGKQTKPEFMQRQIDGRVAKVLKEIVLEDQEFFMSEKNPKKLSVKDYLQEVVAKQLGLTSLKVVNFIRFERGN
- a CDS encoding DUF4230 domain-containing protein, producing the protein MKPALKIIAILLIICVTSVTTALVMKKLYSDTKRTSITSEFVEQQISEISELATLHHHYRKNANYQDAKKLLEYMPDWRINKSIKEFSLVYQGDVKLGYNLKDIKILVEPNTQSIFIYLPEPRILSHSIDFESIQILWEKQGWFNNIRFEDFKQFFISEQKKYEQENSAELKRRAREHAMKLIQLRLGTTIESGYKVNLEQRDHVQEIPISE
- a CDS encoding GNAT family N-acetyltransferase; the protein is MKLEFGLQTREELDEASAIMARAYEDYDYVTLYFRDAEKSRKGVQIFMNCVLKANYGKADLLAAHRDGKLVARATLEAPGFKKPSAFQYIIHGFWRVYLNTKWSEINGFVAMDEGASKPCHDFQKSGPDIWYLSMLEVDPSAQGQGVGSQFLTYIEDYVRERGGKQLALFTNSKENLAFYSKRGYEVFHECEIEHDGRKIGSWSMKKTL